The segment AAACAAAGATGGCATCGCCGCCCTCGATCAGATTCGCACTGTCAATAAAAAGCGTCTGGTCCGCCGAATCGCTGTGCTCGACATCCCCTCTGCCGAGCGATTGCTTGCGGGACTGACAGAGCTGTTCGCGTTATAATATCTCCAACGGATTTTTTTCAAGTCCTTGCCTCGTCGATGTCTTTCAATATTTATGAGGAAACCGCTATAATATCGGTTTGGAGGAAATCCATTCCTTTAAATAGCAATGACTCACCTGAAAATTTCGACAAGGCATAGGAGCAGCAATCACCAAGGTTTAGTGATGCTGGATGTCGCCCCTTACCGTATGTTAAATATGCTTGACGAGCTAGTAGAACATGATCTGCGGTTAAAGGTACTATTTCAATCGCAGTGTGGTGTAAGAATAAATCGAATTCGCGTACACCAGATGGTCCTTTACGAGCACTTATAACTGCTGCAACCTCAAATGCATTGAAGGCTGAAAGAAGCCGTTTAGCATCATGAATTAAAAAAGTTGCAAGTTCGTCGGCCTCAGGTTCTCGTAATAATATAGCGATAATGGCTGAGGTATCAATTACCACGATTTGCCCTCAAAGGTTCCAAATTGATCATAACCTAGGATCTCATCGTTAGAACGTGAATCGATATCAGGTAGCTTGGCGTAGCGTTGTTGGATCTCATGAATTATCTCTAATAAATCTGGTGCTGACCGCCGACCATGTAATCGTTCTAACCTTTCCTCAAGAGCAACTATAATGGCCTGCGTTAAGCTTTCGCCAGTTTTACATATAACTGCGTGTGCTAATTCTTCAGCGTGTCGATTTTTAATACTAAGAGGCATGATGAATCTACCTTTTATGGATGAATATAGCATTTTAATATTGGATAAGCAAATGTTTTATGCTCATACTTCCCGCATAATCTCTACTACCTCAGTTCGATATTCATTCGTTCGG is part of the Deltaproteobacteria bacterium genome and harbors:
- a CDS encoding type II toxin-antitoxin system VapC family toxin, translated to MVIDTSAIIAILLREPEADELATFLIHDAKRLLSAFNAFEVAAVISARKGPSGVREFDLFLHHTAIEIVPLTADHVLLARQAYLTYGKGRHPASLNLGDCCSYALSKFSGESLLFKGMDFLQTDIIAVSS
- a CDS encoding type II toxin-antitoxin system VapB family antitoxin codes for the protein MPLSIKNRHAEELAHAVICKTGESLTQAIIVALEERLERLHGRRSAPDLLEIIHEIQQRYAKLPDIDSRSNDEILGYDQFGTFEGKSW